A single genomic interval of Odontesthes bonariensis isolate fOdoBon6 chromosome 3, fOdoBon6.hap1, whole genome shotgun sequence harbors:
- the tmem51b gene encoding transmembrane protein 51b: MCSSRSICSGNNRRAPNSQTSGSGAHYALCALGVGLIALGIVMIVWTVIPMDGEDSSDTSLSGNSTSTPENDNEDDERTKSSSVALVLVGVGIVMLLLSICLGVRNKRRAQSRRNQPTTTGGALMDHVAGEEQSAVDPVSYNVPSYEEVVGSGEYPVRQSNLRQSTSQLPSYEDIMAAVENEGTEPSNNSTEDTPLNNPAPAPVQPAAEPQGGHAGLTSNPSLPTRSSSRASRLLRPLRVRRIKSDKLHLKDFRLQIRTPTQNPVTIEPITPPPQYDNKMPELQ, from the exons ATGTGTTCCAGTAGAAGTATATGCAGCGGCAACAACCGCAGAGCCCCCAACTCACAGACCAGTGGCTCGGGGGCCCACTATGCCCTGTGTGCCCTGGGTGTGGGGCTCATCGCCCTGGGTATTGTCATGATAGTGTGGACTGTGATACCCATGGATGGAGAGGACTCAAGTGATACCTCTCTGTCAGGAAACTCCACCTCAACCCCAGAGAATGATAATGAGGATGATGAACGCACAAAGTCCTCGTCAGTGGCACTGGTGCTGGTTGGAGTTGGGATAGTCATGTTGCTCTTGTCCATTTGCCTCGGTGTGAGAAACAAGAGGAGAGCTCAGAGCAGAAGAAACCAGCCAACGACAACAGGAGGTGCCTTGATGGACCATGTGGCAGGAGAGGAACAGTC AGCTGTAGACCCAGTTTCGTACAACGTGCCGAGCTATGAGGAAGTTGTTGGCAGTGGCGAATACCCCGTCCGCCAGAGCAACCTTCGGCAGAGCACCTCACAGCTGCCGTCCTACGAGGACATCATGGCTGCCGTGGAAAATGAGGGAACAGAGCCCAGTAACAACTCAACCGAGGACACCCCTCTGAATAATCCTGCACCGGCACCTGTTCAACCTGCGGCTGAGCCGCAGGGCGGGCATGCTGGCCTCACATCCAACCCCAGCTTACCCACTCGTAGCAGCAGCCGGGCCAGCCGTTTACTGCGGCCCCTTCGGGTGAGGAGAATAAAGTCGGACAAACTACACCTGAAGGACTTCCGCCTCCAGATCCGCACGCCGACACAGAACCCTGTGACCATTGAACCCATCACTCCGCCTCCACAGTATGACAATAAAATGCCTGAATTACAGTAA